The following are encoded in a window of Amphibacillus xylanus NBRC 15112 genomic DNA:
- the argF gene encoding ornithine carbamoyltransferase — translation MNNNKFKGRDFLTLLDYSTEEISYLLQLAKELKAKQKAGKTYQPLLGKVLGMIFEKSSTRTRVSFETGIYQLGGTGLFLSTNDIQLGRGETISDTAKVLSGYLDGIMIRTYHQSDIEELASHATIPIINGLSDDFHPCQVLADLQTIEEVKGTLAGLKLAFVGDGNNMANSLMIGAAKMGMNFSIASPKQYLPQASIVEKAKQIAQDTGSIIEVTTDPIAAVKSADVIYTDVWASMGQEEEQAKRLKEFASYQVNQQLLDHAKSDYIFMHCLPAHRGEEVAADIIDGVHSVVFQEAENRLHAQKALMVALMAD, via the coding sequence ATGAATAATAATAAATTTAAGGGTCGAGATTTTTTAACTTTACTTGATTATTCAACAGAGGAAATATCTTATCTACTCCAATTGGCCAAAGAGCTCAAAGCAAAACAGAAGGCAGGCAAAACCTATCAACCATTACTAGGAAAAGTTTTGGGGATGATTTTTGAAAAATCATCAACACGCACTCGTGTTTCGTTTGAGACTGGGATCTATCAATTAGGTGGAACGGGATTATTTTTAAGTACAAATGATATTCAGTTAGGGCGTGGAGAAACGATATCAGACACTGCGAAAGTATTATCTGGCTACCTTGATGGCATTATGATTCGAACTTATCACCAATCTGATATTGAAGAATTAGCTAGTCATGCGACAATTCCAATTATTAATGGACTTTCAGATGACTTTCATCCGTGCCAAGTCCTAGCTGACTTACAAACAATTGAAGAGGTAAAGGGAACTTTAGCTGGATTAAAGCTTGCCTTTGTTGGAGACGGTAATAATATGGCAAACTCATTAATGATTGGTGCAGCTAAAATGGGAATGAATTTTAGTATTGCATCACCGAAACAATACTTACCACAAGCATCTATTGTAGAAAAAGCAAAACAAATTGCTCAAGATACGGGGTCCATAATCGAGGTTACTACAGATCCAATCGCAGCCGTTAAAAGTGCTGATGTTATATATACTGATGTTTGGGCAAGTATGGGGCAAGAAGAGGAGCAAGCAAAACGACTTAAAGAATTTGCTAGTTATCAAGTCAATCAACAATTACTAGACCATGCAAAATCGGACTATATATTTATGCATTGCTTGCCTGCTCACCGTGGAGAAGAAGTGGCAGCTGACATTATTGATGGTGTCCATTCAGTCGTGTTTCAAGAAGCAGAAAATCGACTCCATGCCCAAAAGGCATTAATGGTAGCGTTAATGGCAGATTAG
- the ddlA gene encoding D-alanine--D-alanine ligase — translation MGKINVAIVFGGKSAEHEVSLQSAKNIIDAIDREKYDVVLIGVDKDGCWQVNEEDSFLLNEHDPKAISLKKTSSKIAILPGEKQGQVFDYETKEVLPQIDVVFPIIHGTLGEDGSMQGLLRTLNLPFVGVDLLGSAVSMDKDFAKRILRDAGIAVANGLVYKKFEQSNIDFNFVQSKLGLPLFVKPVNQGSSVGVNKVETKAEFDQAIAEAYMYDDKVLIEEAIVGREIECAVLGNDEPIASLPGEILPQTDFYSYESKYIDDSGAVLSAPAELTDEQTEKVQNEAIRVFKTLDCEGMARVDFFMKSDGTLIVNEVNTVPGFTKISMYPRLWGITGLPYPKLIDRLIELAFERHERKQQLKSAVFE, via the coding sequence ATGGGGAAGATAAATGTAGCCATTGTGTTCGGTGGTAAGTCTGCAGAACATGAGGTTTCACTTCAATCAGCTAAGAATATTATTGATGCGATAGATCGTGAGAAATACGATGTTGTGTTAATTGGCGTCGATAAGGACGGTTGTTGGCAAGTAAATGAGGAAGATTCATTTTTACTTAATGAGCACGACCCTAAAGCTATTTCACTCAAAAAAACAAGCAGTAAGATTGCTATTTTACCAGGAGAAAAGCAAGGACAAGTATTTGACTATGAGACGAAAGAAGTCTTGCCTCAAATTGATGTTGTTTTTCCAATTATTCATGGAACTCTTGGTGAAGACGGTAGTATGCAAGGATTATTAAGAACGCTTAATCTGCCTTTTGTCGGGGTTGATTTATTAGGTTCAGCGGTAAGTATGGATAAAGATTTTGCCAAGCGGATTTTACGTGATGCAGGAATCGCTGTTGCTAATGGGCTTGTCTATAAGAAATTTGAACAATCAAATATTGATTTCAACTTTGTCCAAAGTAAATTAGGCTTACCATTATTCGTTAAGCCAGTTAATCAAGGATCATCAGTTGGGGTAAATAAAGTTGAAACAAAGGCTGAGTTCGATCAAGCGATAGCCGAAGCGTATATGTATGACGATAAAGTTTTAATTGAGGAAGCAATCGTAGGTCGTGAAATTGAGTGTGCTGTTCTTGGTAATGATGAGCCAATTGCTTCATTGCCAGGTGAAATCCTCCCTCAAACAGACTTTTACTCATATGAATCAAAATATATTGATGATTCAGGAGCGGTATTGTCAGCACCAGCAGAATTAACGGATGAACAAACGGAAAAAGTTCAAAATGAAGCTATTCGAGTGTTTAAGACGTTAGATTGTGAAGGAATGGCGCGAGTTGATTTCTTTATGAAGTCAGATGGAACATTAATCGTAAATGAAGTGAATACTGTTCCCGGTTTTACGAAAATCAGTATGTATCCTCGATTATGGGGAATAACTGGATTACCATATCCTAAGCTGATTGATCGCTTAATTGAGTTAGCATTCGAGCGTCACGAACGAAAGCAACAATTAAAAAGTGCCGTATTTGAATAA
- a CDS encoding DUF4349 domain-containing protein, producing the protein MKRIMFGLVVLSLLLFGCSSHEARDSESSYDMSVSEGGMIESDMSIGSTGSLPIDPIEPTAPDLKQLENVNRRIIYNAYLELEVKQYLEVVSSIEQTVNEMNGYVVSNQTSLLDDELHYGHLTLRIPQESLNLFFDFLDGHDQIYIQHRDLVGEDVTEQYVDLETRLKSRQELEARLLAFMEEAKSTEDLLNISRDLSNVQYEIEMIKGQMNYINNRADLATVELNLTELQTEFAHEQNLNVWERTKEQWLISYNNLLIGATNLFVFIVGNLPILIVIAAIGGLIYFGYRRKNNRNTSE; encoded by the coding sequence ATGAAAAGAATCATGTTTGGCCTTGTTGTACTAAGCTTATTATTATTTGGTTGCAGTAGTCATGAAGCTAGGGACAGCGAATCAAGCTATGATATGTCTGTAAGTGAAGGTGGAATGATTGAATCAGACATGTCAATTGGTTCAACTGGAAGTCTACCAATTGATCCAATAGAACCGACAGCGCCTGATTTAAAACAGTTAGAAAACGTGAATCGAAGAATTATTTATAATGCCTATCTTGAATTGGAAGTAAAACAATATTTAGAAGTCGTATCAAGCATCGAACAAACTGTAAATGAGATGAATGGTTACGTTGTTTCAAATCAAACGAGCCTTTTAGACGATGAGTTGCATTACGGTCATCTGACACTCCGCATCCCTCAAGAGAGCTTAAATTTGTTTTTTGACTTTTTAGATGGTCATGATCAAATCTATATTCAGCATCGGGACTTAGTCGGAGAAGATGTGACAGAACAATATGTAGACTTAGAGACACGGCTAAAATCTCGACAGGAGCTTGAGGCTCGACTCTTAGCATTTATGGAGGAAGCTAAGTCAACTGAAGATCTCTTGAATATTTCTAGAGATTTATCGAATGTCCAATACGAAATTGAAATGATTAAAGGTCAAATGAATTACATTAATAACCGAGCAGATCTAGCTACTGTTGAACTCAATTTGACGGAGCTACAAACTGAATTTGCCCATGAACAGAATTTAAATGTATGGGAAAGAACTAAGGAACAGTGGTTAATTAGTTATAACAATCTGTTGATTGGAGCTACAAACTTATTTGTTTTTATTGTTGGTAACTTACCAATATTAATCGTGATTGCAGCAATTGGTGGCTTGATTTATTTTGGCTATCGAAGAAAAAACAACAGGAACACTTCTGAATAA